The Rhizoctonia solani chromosome 4, complete sequence genome contains a region encoding:
- a CDS encoding ATP dependent DNA ligase, producing MNTRMCRGYLGVFGPKIDEIANEYTQSLIDQNGDTNPQLKRGEYHITVASKHELQALRSNGTLALGESNPIPKLDQLNSALEKTNTSPVIYGLGTNRKGVYWVTVVWALGQRFRAQLGLPPKQFHITLTSVDEHEIDKGPSSVIWVHPSLAIVETILGLDNIDSTSSSQTEFLASFIHGLLAQYEFTLAQSAAELLVMSEPTNPRGFVCLGDVSVQRDHWKLAMLCFGSALSLYVCDPTKTDLKTDRISSYCLKQLRRSAEFTDWGTIFMITGLLNDETASGEFDELPANSMLRSYLCQPWPAPLKQYLQRIYEESDSSQLPKRTSNSRTRVLTLVPHKPKSTVISMNNAKDIPSPHVNDIVNVVASLDIGEHALSTTPDLGLFPRSPAKGPISTYVGYRLPRFFGWIIPFYMALMSTPRNVDDIAALASPNIGIRHILTLTEETPLPDTWFRQVAVARVRHTYVPIPNYKPPTIEQMDIILRRIHEPGGSPVLIHCGGGKGRAGTVAACYLAAFGFGPIPMNATSDATPAMSANAAIAAIRLIRSGSIETAHQEGFVETWVSALWKRNKLLLPRTLEPHPTPLLIEGSVNLGTDLLVLCGLPGSGKSWFSQEIVRRGGFLGKDSGGSRSPGRLWRIISQDESRSRATCETDISRAGQTGSRAVLDRCNPTSEERRLWIKLASWAQHPIVVWFDYKPQLCIDRAQDRESHPTLTPGPRVLTAVTSMNRSFQPPSEWKLEGFQGFAHITSFEAAIDLCKIVCPAEILKFPRTAHILDLGAATSDDVMEKSSSSTPIPIRAGELVVITEKIDGANLGFSLSPLRELRVQNRSHYVNSHDHPQFRKLDSWISSHRQDLYTILDRDDAFPERYILYGEWMAATHSISYSKLGDLFYAFDLFDRATNTFASRRALEATLINTNIQLTPIICTDKAIPANDTLAKMVQQESRFYPGPMEGIYLKVETELAVRQRGKVVRADFITGNEHWGKEEMRWNTVLRLS from the exons ATGAATACGCGCATGTGTCGAGGCTACCTTGGGGTTTTTGGTCCCAAAATCGACGAAATTGCCAATGAATATACCCAATCGTTGATAGATCAGAACGGGGACACGAATCCACAGTTGAAGCGAGGCGAGTATCATATAACAGTCGCGAGCAAACACGAACTTCAAGCACTACGCTCCAATGGAACACTTGCTTTAGGCGAATCAAACCCCATTCCTAAGCTAGATCAATTGAATAGCGCCTTAGAAAAAACAAACACATCTCCAGTCATTTATGGCCTCGGAACTAACCGAAAGGGAGTTTATTGGGTTACTGTCGTGTGGGCCTTAGGCCAACGATTCCGCGCCCAGCTGGGCCTACCACCCAAACAATTTCACATTACCTTGACATCTGTGGATGAACACGAGATAGACAAG GGACCAAGTAGCGTAATTTGGGTCCACCCATCACTCGCGATTGTCGAAACTATCCTTGGGCTTGATAATATTGATTCGACGAGCTCTTCTCAAACAGAGTTTCTTGCCTCTTTCATACACGGTTTGCTTGCTCAGTACGAATTTACCCTAGCGCAATCTGCCGCAGAACTCTTGGTTATGTCTGAGCCAACGAACCCACGAGGATTTGTCTGTCTGGGAGACGTATCTGTTCAACGCGATCATTGGAAGCTTGCTATGCTATGCTTTGGTAGCGCCCTAAGTTTATACGTTTGTGATCCCACAAAGACGGACCTCAAAACTGATCGGATCTCGTCTTACTGCCTCAAACAACTCCGCCGATCTGCCGAATTTACAGATTGGGGCACCATTTTCATGATCACTGGTTTATTGAATGACGAGACAGCTAGCGGGGAATTTGATGAACTACCCGCGAACTCTATGTTGCGCAGTTATCTTTGCCAGCCCTGGCCAGCACCTCTGAAGCAATATCTGCAACGTATCTACGAGGAGTCTGACTCGAGTCAGTTGCCAAAGCGAACTTCGAATTCACGAACCCGGGTATTAACTTTGGTTCCGCACAAACCAAAGAGCACTGTCATATCCATGAATAATGCCAAGGATATACCTTCCCCTCACGTCAATGACATTGTCAATGTGGTAGCGAGTCTAGACATAGGTGAACACGCACTCTCAACAACCCCGGATCTTGGGTTGTTTCCCCGTTCTCCTGCTAAGGGACCGATTTCTACGTATGTCGGGTATCGGCTGCCTAGGTTCTTCGGTTGGATAATACCGTTCTACATGGCTTTGATGTCTACCCCAAGAAATGTGGATGATATCGCTGCTCTAGCTTCTCCGAATATCGGCATTCGTCATATTTTGACTTTAACGGAGGAGACACCATTGCCAGATACCTGGTTTCGCCAGGTTGCTGTTGCTCGCGTTCGACATACATATGTCCCAATCCCCAATtacaagccacctactataGAGCAAATGGACATCATTCTGAGACGTATCCATGAGCCCGGCGGTTCGCCTGTCCTTATTCACTGTGGTGGTGGCAAGGGTAGGGCAGGTACAGTTGCCGCATGCTACCTTGCAGCGTTTGGTTTCGGGCCTATCCCGATGAATGCAACAAGTGACGCCACTCCGGCGATGTCAGCAAACGCTGCGATTGCTGCGATTCGTTTGATCAGGTCAGGTAGCATTGAGACCGCCCATCAAGAAGGTTTCGTCGAAACTTGGGTTAGCGCACTCTGGAAACGAAACAAACTTCTTCTACCACGTACGCTAGAGCCGCATCCAACCCCACTTCTCATCGAAGGTTCTGTAAATTTAGGCACGGACTTGCTAGTCCTTTGCGGCCTTCCAGGATCTGGAAAGTCCTGGTTCTCACAGGAAATTGTGCGACGTGGGGGATTTCTTGGGAAAGACTCAGGAGGTTCACGTAGTCCAGGTCGTTTGTGGCGAATTATTTCCCAAGATGAGTCTAGGAGTAGGGCTACCTGCGAGACTGACATAAGCCGCGCGGGACAGACAGGTTCCCGAGCTGTTCTGGACCGATGCAATCCTACCTCCGAAGAGCGTCGGCTGTGGATCAAACTTGCTTCCTGGGCCCAACACCCCATTGTTGTTTGGTTCGATTATAAACCTCAGTTATGCATTGATAGGGCTCAAGACCGTGAGTCCCACCCTACGTTGACACCCGGCCCCCGGGTCCTCACTGCGGTGACTTCTATGAATCGATCATTTCAGCCTCCTTCCGAGTGGAAACTAGAAGGTTTTCAAGGCTTTGCGCACATAACTAGCTTTGAGGCCGCTATTGACCTTTGCAAAATAGTCTGTCCGGCAGAAATCTTAAAATTTCCCCGAactgcgcatatacttgACTTGGGAGCGGCTACAAGTGACGATGTTATGGAGAAGTCCTCGTCTAGCACTCCCATTCCGATACGCGCGGGTGAACTCGTTGTGATCACTGAAAAAATTGACGGTGCTAACTTGGGGTTCTCGCTCTCACCATTACGCGAATTGCGGGTCCAAAATCGCTCTCATTATGTCAACTCCCATGATCACCCTCAATTTAGAAAGCTTGACTCTTGGATCTCTTCTCATCGCCAGGACCTCTACACGATACTGGACCGTGATGATGCCTTCCCGGAACGATATATTCTATATGGAGAATGGATGGCCGCTACGCATTCCATTTCTTATTCCAAACTGGGCGATTTGTTCTACGCATTTGACTTGTTCGATCGGGCAACGAACACGTTTGCTTCACGTAGGGCTCTCGAGGCTACCCTTATCAATACGAATATACAACTCACTCCTATTATATGTACCGATAAGGCCATTCCAGCGAATGACACCCTCGCAAAAATGGTGCAACAGGAGTCTCGGTTCTATCCGGGTCCCATGGAAGGCATTTACTTGAAGGTTGAAACCGAATTGGCAGTACGGCAACGTGGCAAGGTGGTGCGTGCAGATTTCATTACTGGGAATGAACACTGGGGTAAAGAGGAAATGAGGTGGAATACTGTGCTAAGACTTTCGTAG
- a CDS encoding TfdA family taurine catabolism dioxygenase TauD translates to MATETQTRKTVSQVLASLSLTGSPVPIRSTGSLEKLDKIDVTPTIGTEFGKSVQLSQLLKAENSDTLIRDLGVLISERGVAFFRDQDITIEEQKQLGTRLGELTGKPESSKLHVHPLTETNAELGDEISVISSERRASYTRPDFSRLASRGWHSDITFEPIPSDYAILKLRELPKFNGSVTGGDTLWASGYEVYDRLSPSFAKYLETLTAAHEAHFFRDAAIAFGYTVRDQIRGSPGNFGDALEAVHPVIRTNPVTGWKSVYVNPEFTKRIIGVTKDESDFILNYLFSLIHQNHDLQVRFKWNKNDVAIWDNRSNYHTATYDYEKVLRVGDRVVSLGEKPYFDPKSKSRREHLGAQHSFNLGETAV, encoded by the exons ATGGCTACTGAAACCCAGACAAGGAAGACTGTGTCTCAAGTTTTGGCATCGCTATCCCTCACAGGATCCCCTGTTCCTATTCGTTCGACTGGTTCCCTTGAAAAGCTTGACAAAATTGATGTTACTCCAACCATTGGCACCGAGTTCGGGAAAAGCGTTCAACTCTCTCAGCTTTTAAAAGCGGAGAATTCTGACACATTGATCCGCGACCTTGGTGTCCTGA TTTCTGAGCGTGGTGTCGCATTCTTCAGGGACCAAGACATCACCATTGAGGAACAAAAACAACTAGGCACTCGATTGGGTGAACTTACCGGAAAGCCTGAATCCTCGAAGCTCCACGTTCATCCCTTGACGGAGACCAATGCCGAACTTGGGGACGAAATCAGCGTCATCTCTAGCGAACGCCGTGCATCTTACACTCGACCCGACTTTTCACGCCTTGCTAG CCGCGGATGGCACTCGGATATCACATTTGAGCCTATCCCCTCAGACTATGCTATCCTCAAACTACGTGAGCTCCCCAAGTTCAACGGATCTGTGACTGGAGGTGACACTCTCTGGGCATC TGGATATGAAGTTTATGACCGCTTATCCCCTTCGTTTGCGAAGTATCTGGAGACTCTGACTGCAGCACACGAAGCCCACTTCTTCCGAGATGCTGCCATTGCCTTCGGGTATACAGTTCGGGATCAGATCAGAGGATCTCCTGGGAATTTCGGAGATGCATTGGAAGCCGTTCATCCTGTTATTCG AACCAACCCAGTGACCGGATGGAAGAGCGTTTACGTTAACCCGGAATTCACCAAACGCATTATTGGTGTAACTAAGGATGAGTCTGATTTCATTCTGAA TTACTTGTTTAGTTTGATTCACCAAAACCATGATCTACAAGTTCGGTTCAAGTGGAACAAG AACGATGTTGCGATCTGGGACAACCGTAGCAATTACCATACTGCTACTTACGATTACGAAAAAGTTCTGCGTGTTGGGGATCGTGTTGTCTCATTG GGCGAGAAGCCTTACTTTGACCCCAAGAGTAAATCTCGTCGGGAGCACTTGGGTGCTCAGCACTCGTTCAACTTGGGAGAAACTGCTGTTTAA
- a CDS encoding Fungal specific transcription factor domain → MQLVWFRHVTNAANKSGDARRPCKSCVRAHANVIANAVKRGKPFPARPDCVYDGDSPAIYDAGETVDLNERNELTGKILLTSSSAGSSSVERTPQSPGSAPNLPNSLFAQINQLNQNTQATPASLLDSLWSTDPSFNLPFEDIGGYGFVQPRLESGAAPEMLLDLPPLDLVCSLVDVCFENWPFARHMIHMPTFKQRVKLPPSDPNFPSIALLHALCALGAVYLPQPGAPSEEIQPGEPVRGNMFRTDEQISKVLEGTASFGEHQAMVAQIKAMNDARTGKRLLESLQTMIIVCWWYMIHTRWADLWILSGNAIRLSIPLGLCGARGYDEILWGPNFGDKSYPNFKENVLPPTSDFIELETRKRTFWMAFITDRTHSSATAWPAALDELDIGQTFPYPLEIFEAGLSPVANGSPQKLSTPDMLTNHPLGFTDDGILFLKSIEV, encoded by the exons ATGCAGCTTGTATGGTTTAGGCATGTCACCAATGCCGCAAACAAAAGCGG TGATGCCCGCCGACCTTGCAAATCATGTGTCCGAGCTCATGCGAACGTGATCGCAAATGCAGTTAAACGGGGCAAACCATTCCCTGCTCGTCCCGATTGCGTATATGACGGGGATTCCCCGGCAATCTACGACGCAGGAGAGACGGTAGATTTAAACG AGAGGAATGAATTAACGGGCAAAATTCTGCTCACATCGTCTTCTGCAGGCTCAAGTTCAGTCG AAAGAACTCCTCAGTCACCGGGATCTGCCCCAAATTTACCTAATTCACTATTCGCTCAGATTAACCAGCTAAACCAGAATACACAAGCAACTCCTGCTAGTCTCTTGGATTCGTTATGGTCGACTGACCCTTCATTTAACTTACCATTTGAGGATATAGGCGGCTACGGCTTTGTGCAACCACGCCTTGAGTCGGGAGCGGCTCCAGAAATGTTGCTGGACCTACCTCCACTCGATCTTGTCTGCAGCTT GGTTGACGTATGCTTCGAGAACTGGCCTTTTGCCCGTCATATGATTCATATGCCAACATTCAAGCAACGGGTAAAACTCCCTCCCTCGGATCCGAACTTCCCATCCATTGCTCTACTTCATGCCCTATGCGCTTTGGGGGCTGTGTATCTTCCGCAGCCGGGCGCACCATCTGAAGAAATCCAACCCGGAGAGCCTGTGCGAGGGAATATGTTCCGGACTGATGAACAAATTAGCAAAGTCTTGGAGGGTACGGCTAGTTTTGGGGAGCATCAAGCTATGGTTGCTCAAATCAAAGCGATGAACGATGCTCGAACCGGGAAGAG ATTATTAGAGAGTTTACAAA CTATGATTATCGTTTGTTGGTGGTATATGATCCATACGCG TTGGGCCGATCTGTGGATCCTAAGTGGCAACGCGATAC GTCTATCAATTCCGCTGGGGCTTTGCGGGGCGCGCGGCTACGACGAGATTTTGTGGGGTCCCAACTTCGGGGATAAGTCTTACCCGAATTTCAAGGAAAATGTGTTGCCCCCCACCAGTGACTTTATCGAACTTGAGACACGCAAACGAACGTTTTGGATGGCCTTTA TTACAGACCGGACTCATTCATCTGCAACGGCTTGGCCAGCAGCGCTGGACGAATTAGACATTGGCCAGACATTTCCCTACCCCTTGGAAATTTTTGAGGCCGGG CTTTCTCCTGTCGCAAATGGTTCGCCACAGAAGTTGAGCACCCCTGACATGTTAACAAATCATCCTCTCGGATTTACCGATGACGGGATTTTGTTCCTCAAGTCGATTGAAGTGTAA
- a CDS encoding GTPase activating protein for Arf protein has product MSRQDKQTTERHARTLRELVKQPDNKLCADCKKNDARWASWNIGAFVCIRCSGIHRSMGTHISKVKSVDLDVWTPEQMATIAKSIQKWGNRRANLYWEAHLKPGHQPPDHKMESFIRSKYESRRWAMEGPPPSDPSVLDGSSANAPEPAPAAPAPVASPPLPSPPAVSRNPQQHNLLSTSLASRTSRPAVPQASQPQAQVAAPVAPPAPAAPQNDLFSLDFHAPTPPAQPQPPKNTKSDILSLYSSGNASGSTGVGGTGALGGLGGFGQPVQPQAAPQSTSMMGATGVGLWGVQSGWTPQQQPQQPANDMWGNFGSAPQQPAQSNSLFGAQDPWASQATAPAAQPADPFGNVWGGSTNGNAPAAKKDDAFGDLWGGFK; this is encoded by the exons ATGTCGCGGCAAGACAAGCAAACTACGGAGAGGCACGCGCGCACACTACGTGAGCTAGTCAAACAGCCTGATAATAAACTGTGTGCCGATTGCAAAAAGAATG ATGCGAGATGGGCATCTTGGAACAT TGGCGCGTTCGTTTGTATTCGGTGTTCTGGGATCCATCGTAGTATGGGAACCCATATTAGCAAAGTAAAGTCCGTGGACCTCGATGTTTGGACCCCCGAGCAGATGGCG ACTATTGCCAAGTCAATCCAAAAATGGGGAAATCGACGAGCTAATTTGTACTGGGAAGCACATTTGAAACCTGGACACCAACCCCCCGATCA TAAAATGGAATCTTTTATTCGTTCCAAGTATGAATCAAGGCGCTGGGCGATGGAAGGACCTCCCCCATCCGATCCAAGTGTGCTGGATGGATCCTCGGCGAAC GCACCTGAACCAGCTCCTGCTGCTCCGGCCCCAGTAGCATCCCCTCCGCTTCCTTCGCCTCCTGCGGTATCCAGAAATCCACAACAGCACAATCTACTATCCACCTCTCTTGCCTCTCGAACATCGCGCCCCGCTGTTCCTCAAGCATCTCAACCCCAGGCCCAAGTTGCTGCCCCAGTCGCgcctccggctccagcagcACCTCAGAATGATCTGTTTAGTCTTGACTTCCATGCTCCTACTCCCCCAGCGCAACCCCAACCCCCCAAGAATACCAAGTCCGACATTTTATCACTTTATTCTTCAGGGAACGCGTCCGGTTCCACAGGTGTAGGAGGTACAGGAGCCCTGGGGGGGTTAGGTGGTTTTGGGCAACCAGTACAACCTCAGGCTGCACCCCAAAGCACAAGTATGATGGGTGCAACTGGAGTGGGACTGTGGGGGGTGCAGTCAGGCTGGACACCTCAACAGCAACCACAGCAACCCGCGAATGACATGTGGGGCAACTTTGGGAGCGCGCCCCAACAG CCCGCCCAATCCAACTCTCTATTTGGTGCACAGGATCCATGGGCCAGCCAAGCAACAGCACCGGCAGCCCAACCTGCGGACCCTTTTGGTAACGTATGGGGAGGGTCAACCAATGGTAACG CTCCCGCAGCCAAGAAGGATGATGCTTTTGGCGATCTGTGGGGTGGATTCAAGTGA